A region of Thermococcus sp. DNA encodes the following proteins:
- the mtnP gene encoding S-methyl-5'-thioadenosine phosphorylase translates to MPRIAIIGGSGVYDPKLLQNIREEFVSTPYGKVRVKLGEYGGEEIAFLARHGEGHSVPPHKINYRANIWALYELGVERILSTSAVGSLNEAMKPGDFVILDQLIDFTKTRHYTFYDGDESLHDRKFVAHVDFTDPYCPELRKALITAARELGFEYHPTGTYACMEGPRFETRAEIRALRILGADVVGMTQCPEAALARELEMCYSSVAIVTNFAAGISREKLTHTEVVELMAQKSEEIKYILMKSIRYIPKERRCGCKDALKGATGD, encoded by the coding sequence ATGCCGAGGATAGCGATTATCGGAGGTTCCGGAGTCTACGACCCGAAGCTTCTCCAGAACATCAGGGAGGAGTTCGTGAGCACTCCCTACGGAAAGGTCCGGGTGAAGTTAGGTGAATACGGTGGCGAGGAAATAGCGTTCCTGGCCAGACACGGTGAGGGGCACAGCGTTCCACCCCACAAGATCAACTACCGCGCCAACATATGGGCCCTTTACGAGCTGGGTGTTGAGAGGATTCTCTCAACTTCGGCGGTAGGCTCGCTCAACGAGGCAATGAAGCCGGGCGACTTCGTTATCCTTGACCAGCTTATTGACTTCACCAAGACGAGGCACTACACATTCTATGACGGCGATGAGAGCCTGCATGACAGAAAGTTCGTTGCCCACGTGGACTTCACGGACCCGTACTGTCCCGAGCTGAGAAAGGCACTGATAACGGCCGCGAGGGAGCTTGGGTTTGAATACCATCCAACGGGAACCTACGCCTGCATGGAGGGCCCGCGCTTTGAGACGAGGGCTGAGATAAGGGCTCTCAGGATACTCGGCGCCGACGTGGTTGGCATGACCCAGTGCCCGGAAGCCGCCTTGGCTAGGGAGCTGGAGATGTGTTACTCCAGCGTGGCCATAGTCACCAACTTCGCCGCCGGCATAAGCAGGGAGAAGCTCACCCACACCGAGGTCGTTGAGCTGATGGCCCAGAAGAGCGAGGAGATAAAGTACATCCTCATGAAGTCCATCAGGTACATACCGAAGGAGCGTCGCTGTGGCTGTAAGGATGCCCTAAAGGGCGCGACCGGAGACTGA
- a CDS encoding 50S ribosomal protein L40e → MARFPEAEARIFRKYVCMRCGATNPWKAKKCRRCGYKGLRPKAREPRGGMGR, encoded by the coding sequence ATGGCGAGATTTCCGGAAGCAGAGGCTAGAATATTTAGGAAGTACGTTTGCATGCGCTGCGGTGCCACTAACCCGTGGAAAGCAAAGAAATGCCGGAGGTGCGGTTATAAGGGACTTCGCCCGAAGGCAAGAGAACCGCGTGGTGGAATGGGACGCTGA
- a CDS encoding Lrp/AsnC ligand binding domain-containing protein, whose translation MIEAFVLVVVKPGTEEKVYRELKKREDIKEIYRVYGEYDLLLRVEVPDIHLLDQFHDEVLRRIGNIEMTETLIASSYRG comes from the coding sequence ATGATAGAAGCTTTTGTGCTAGTGGTTGTTAAGCCGGGGACCGAGGAAAAGGTCTACAGGGAGCTTAAGAAGAGGGAGGACATTAAAGAGATATATCGGGTTTACGGAGAATACGACCTGCTGCTGAGGGTGGAGGTTCCGGATATCCACCTACTGGATCAGTTCCACGATGAAGTCCTGAGGAGGATCGGGAACATCGAGATGACGGAGACCCTCATAGCCAGCTCCTACCGGGGGTGA
- a CDS encoding PadR family transcriptional regulator: MTSPMDRLKSKITKEVLWVYILRLLKERPMYAYELKQRIKEAFDFEPATVSSYVVLYKLEKDGYVTTEWQESGTGKPSRKYYKLTPAGERLLEDGLGFLEETLKKLKG, from the coding sequence ATGACGAGCCCGATGGACAGGCTAAAGAGTAAAATCACGAAGGAGGTGCTCTGGGTTTACATCCTCCGCCTGCTCAAAGAGCGCCCCATGTACGCGTACGAACTGAAACAGCGCATCAAAGAAGCTTTTGACTTTGAACCTGCCACAGTAAGCTCCTACGTTGTCCTCTACAAACTTGAAAAGGATGGGTACGTGACGACGGAGTGGCAGGAAAGCGGAACCGGGAAACCTTCCAGGAAGTACTACAAACTGACACCCGCGGGGGAACGGCTACTAGAGGATGGCCTCGGCTTCCTTGAAGAAACCCTCAAAAAACTGAAAGGATGA
- a CDS encoding metallophosphatase family protein, whose translation MVYAAVLANIAGNFPALAAALEKLERLKEEGYRVDRYYILGNLVGLFPYPREVVDTLRSLLKSNQVKVIRGELDQFIAASDPHGEGTDYIDRLDVEPHIKASLKHTWEELGHEGREFIRDTQIYLVDRIGKNEIFGVYGSPLNPFGGRVLPEQPSSYYEALMRPIKDYEMLLVASPKYPVNAMTRYGRVICPGSTGLPPGKAHRATFALVDTETLHTKFIKVEYDKKLVEDRIKNEGLPEDLIRILYHGRT comes from the coding sequence ATGGTGTACGCGGCGGTTCTTGCCAACATAGCCGGAAACTTCCCTGCCCTGGCCGCAGCCCTTGAGAAGCTGGAGAGACTGAAGGAAGAAGGATATCGAGTAGACAGGTACTACATTCTAGGGAACCTAGTGGGACTGTTCCCATACCCCCGGGAGGTAGTTGACACTCTCAGAAGCCTCCTAAAGAGCAATCAGGTGAAAGTAATCCGGGGTGAGCTAGATCAGTTCATAGCCGCCAGTGACCCTCACGGCGAGGGTACGGACTACATTGACCGCCTTGACGTGGAGCCTCATATTAAGGCCTCACTGAAGCACACTTGGGAGGAACTGGGGCATGAGGGCAGGGAGTTCATAAGGGACACTCAGATATACCTCGTAGACAGGATAGGAAAGAACGAGATATTCGGGGTTTACGGAAGCCCATTGAATCCGTTTGGAGGAAGGGTTCTCCCAGAACAACCATCCAGTTACTATGAGGCCTTAATGCGGCCGATTAAGGACTACGAGATGCTTCTGGTGGCCTCCCCAAAATACCCCGTTAACGCCATGACCCGCTACGGACGTGTGATCTGTCCGGGAAGCACAGGACTCCCCCCGGGAAAAGCCCACAGAGCAACGTTTGCCTTGGTGGACACGGAAACCCTCCACACCAAGTTCATTAAGGTGGAGTATGATAAAAAACTCGTGGAAGATCGTATAAAAAATGAAGGGTTGCCGGAAGACCTGATCAGGATCCTCTACCACGGAAGGACCTGA
- a CDS encoding Lrp/AsnC family transcriptional regulator produces the protein MVDALDLRILSLLQENARLSYREIARELKVAVGTVYNRIKRMEEEGVIKGFAPLLDYEKLGFGLTAVIGIKANGRKIIEIEREVAKEDSVLLVYDITGEYDIFVVAKFKDRADMNRFVKWLLSLDGVEKTNTSVAMQVVKEEPRVRLLED, from the coding sequence ATGGTCGATGCTCTTGATCTGAGGATCCTCAGTCTGCTTCAGGAAAACGCTCGTCTTTCCTATCGAGAAATTGCCCGTGAGCTCAAGGTTGCGGTCGGCACCGTCTACAACAGGATAAAGCGGATGGAGGAAGAGGGTGTTATAAAGGGGTTCGCGCCCCTGTTGGACTACGAGAAGCTGGGATTTGGTCTAACCGCCGTTATTGGAATCAAGGCAAACGGCCGTAAGATAATCGAGATCGAGCGTGAGGTGGCTAAGGAGGACAGCGTCCTGCTGGTTTACGATATTACTGGGGAGTACGACATCTTCGTGGTCGCTAAGTTCAAGGACAGGGCCGATATGAACCGCTTCGTTAAGTGGCTGCTCTCCCTCGACGGTGTGGAAAAAACGAACACGAGCGTTGCGATGCAGGTCGTTAAGGAGGAACCCAGAGTACGGCTACTGGAGGACTAA
- a CDS encoding signal recognition particle protein Srp54, with product MALEKLGKALNSALRKLARSRTVDEATVKEVVRDIQRALIQADVNVKLVLQLTKTIEKRALEEEPPAGVSKKEHIIKIVYEELTKFLGTEAKPIEIRERPTILLTVGIQGSGKTTSIAKLARYFQKRGYRVGLVCSDTWRPGAYHQLKQLVEPFGVEVFGDPSEKDAVKLAREGVKHFKEKRVDVIIVDSAGRHKEEKGLIEEMTQISSSVKPHEVILVIDGTLGQQAYNQALAFKEATPIGSIIVTKLDGSAKGGGALSAVAATGAPIKFIGVGERIDDIEPFDPKRFVSRLLGLGDIQGLLEKFEELQKQQELKEEDVEKFLRGKFNLKDMYTQLEAMGKMGPLKQILQMIPGMGYSLPDDMVKVGEEKLKRYRIIMDSMTEEELEKPDIISYSRIKRIARGSGTTTREVRELLNQYHQMKKMFKSMDKRKLAKMARKFNLGGFGI from the coding sequence ATGGCCCTGGAGAAGCTGGGAAAAGCACTCAACAGTGCACTTAGGAAGCTTGCCCGTTCCCGTACCGTGGATGAGGCAACTGTAAAAGAGGTAGTGCGCGATATTCAGAGAGCACTTATACAGGCTGATGTTAACGTTAAGCTCGTCCTCCAGTTGACCAAGACAATAGAAAAGCGTGCGTTGGAGGAGGAACCCCCCGCGGGCGTCTCAAAGAAGGAGCACATAATCAAGATAGTATACGAAGAACTCACCAAATTCCTCGGAACCGAAGCAAAGCCGATTGAGATCAGGGAGAGACCAACCATCCTCCTGACAGTGGGTATCCAGGGATCCGGCAAGACAACGAGCATCGCCAAACTCGCCCGCTATTTCCAGAAAAGGGGTTACCGGGTCGGCCTTGTATGCTCCGACACGTGGCGTCCGGGAGCGTACCACCAGCTTAAACAGCTCGTGGAGCCGTTTGGAGTGGAAGTTTTCGGCGATCCCTCGGAAAAAGACGCGGTGAAGCTAGCCAGGGAGGGGGTCAAACACTTCAAAGAGAAGAGAGTTGACGTAATAATCGTGGACTCCGCTGGACGTCACAAAGAGGAGAAGGGACTAATCGAGGAAATGACGCAGATATCCTCCTCAGTAAAACCCCATGAGGTTATCCTGGTAATAGACGGGACCCTGGGCCAGCAGGCGTACAATCAGGCACTGGCATTTAAAGAGGCTACCCCAATAGGCTCGATAATAGTGACGAAGCTGGACGGCTCGGCCAAGGGTGGAGGGGCCCTCTCAGCGGTCGCCGCCACCGGGGCCCCCATAAAATTCATAGGCGTTGGGGAAAGGATAGATGACATAGAACCCTTTGACCCCAAGCGCTTCGTTTCCAGACTGCTTGGGCTAGGAGACATTCAGGGGTTGCTGGAGAAATTTGAAGAGCTACAGAAACAGCAGGAACTCAAGGAGGAGGACGTTGAGAAATTCCTGAGGGGCAAATTCAACCTGAAGGACATGTACACCCAGCTGGAAGCCATGGGGAAAATGGGCCCCCTTAAACAGATACTGCAGATGATCCCAGGAATGGGCTACAGTCTACCCGACGACATGGTTAAAGTTGGAGAGGAGAAGCTTAAGCGCTACAGGATAATAATGGACTCCATGACCGAGGAAGAGCTTGAGAAGCCAGATATAATAAGTTACTCGCGGATTAAACGCATAGCCAGGGGCTCAGGGACCACAACAAGAGAAGTTCGGGAACTCCTGAACCAGTACCATCAAATGAAGAAGATGTTTAAAAGCATGGATAAAAGAAAACTGGCCAAGATGGCCCGTAAATTTAACCTTGGGGGGTTCGGTATATGA
- a CDS encoding lipopolysaccharide biosynthesis protein, with the protein MGYERRVLLRHSLASMVALGLTGLSRFVYSVVVSRRFGVEELGRANSLLSQAFLLAIPLSFFAVALGKYSSEFLGRGRWQSIRAITGPSFILPLLGLLLIPVNLYLALIAVFRALQLTFRSFLYGVHRGEHYAYIILIAFSGFLAGFLVHSLYAPYLLFLGLISLIAFSYLAVFNLLGTPHREELRLLVSYSFFAFLGTLSGVFLIQGPYFLGERLGGAEVGGEVSAALSAAFLLSYLPQVLQSAIMPLFSYKYGRDEKDYVKRLSEETTVFLITTTALLVFLLMLVGGELLGLFFGFNVGTPFYLALIAMELYIAYNPSIVALNSTAYVRTGTMISLVGAAVSLVSWLLLIPTQGAIGVMVGLILGYGAILLGTATYAVRLLSVSPSVYRPLLIAVFLQLPVFLSKILLLVGACVFVVYEQGIIGEMISVFRSFRGRGS; encoded by the coding sequence ATGGGCTATGAGCGACGTGTTTTACTGAGGCATTCATTGGCTTCTATGGTGGCCCTAGGTTTAACGGGCCTCAGCAGGTTTGTGTACAGCGTCGTTGTGTCGAGGCGTTTTGGTGTTGAAGAACTCGGCCGTGCAAATTCCCTCCTATCACAGGCGTTTCTCCTGGCAATACCCCTAAGCTTCTTCGCAGTGGCCCTTGGGAAGTACTCCTCTGAATTCCTTGGTAGGGGAAGATGGCAATCCATCCGGGCCATAACGGGGCCTTCATTCATCCTTCCACTCCTGGGGTTGCTTCTTATCCCCGTAAACCTGTATCTTGCGTTGATCGCGGTGTTCAGGGCCCTCCAACTAACGTTTCGATCCTTTCTCTATGGGGTGCACAGGGGGGAGCATTATGCATACATTATCCTAATAGCTTTTTCGGGCTTTTTAGCGGGCTTCCTTGTTCACAGCCTCTACGCCCCATACCTGCTTTTCTTGGGGTTGATATCTCTCATCGCCTTCTCGTATCTTGCTGTGTTCAACCTGCTTGGAACACCACATCGTGAAGAACTGCGTCTCCTTGTGTCCTACTCCTTCTTTGCGTTCCTAGGCACACTATCTGGGGTGTTCTTGATTCAGGGACCGTACTTCTTGGGTGAACGCCTTGGGGGCGCTGAAGTGGGGGGGGAAGTGTCTGCGGCTCTTTCCGCGGCGTTTCTATTGAGTTACCTGCCCCAGGTTCTCCAGTCCGCCATAATGCCGCTGTTTTCTTACAAATACGGACGCGATGAGAAGGACTACGTAAAACGACTTTCCGAGGAAACCACGGTCTTCCTAATAACAACAACCGCTCTGCTTGTGTTCCTCCTGATGCTCGTGGGTGGGGAGTTGCTCGGTCTCTTCTTTGGCTTTAACGTGGGGACCCCTTTCTACTTGGCCCTTATCGCCATGGAACTCTATATAGCCTACAACCCAAGTATAGTTGCGCTCAACTCAACGGCCTACGTGAGAACGGGTACGATGATTTCCCTCGTGGGGGCTGCTGTCTCCCTTGTCTCTTGGCTTCTACTGATACCGACCCAGGGTGCCATCGGTGTTATGGTGGGTCTGATACTCGGATACGGTGCCATCCTACTCGGGACCGCCACCTATGCAGTGCGTCTTCTTTCAGTTTCCCCTTCTGTGTACCGGCCCCTCTTGATCGCCGTTTTCCTCCAGTTGCCGGTTTTCCTCTCGAAGATTCTCCTCTTGGTGGGTGCCTGTGTGTTCGTTGTTTATGAACAAGGAATAATCGGGGAGATGATTTCGGTCTTCAGGTCCTTCCGTGGTAGAGGATCCTGA
- a CDS encoding phosphoribosyltransferase family protein, translating to MSQLKAVQEKLRLVRILRLLKKNYTYEELSKITGLPITVLNRYVRGKVLPSTERTRELLGLLAPYINIEEEVRKRIKFDEHGLFDNMPVISDTALMTLIAEEVAGKFADKNVDKVLTAATDGIPIGVHVAKELGVDLVYAKKKKEVGVKKFYEVSYIPSALGSVTTLYLPQWALKRGENVLIVDDVIRSGETQKALLDMCRQAGAKPVGMFFLVSVGDVIDRIKHEYSIPVDSLIRLE from the coding sequence ATGAGCCAGCTGAAAGCAGTGCAGGAAAAGTTGAGGCTTGTAAGGATACTCAGACTGCTCAAAAAGAACTACACTTACGAGGAGCTCTCCAAAATAACCGGACTCCCAATCACCGTCCTCAACAGGTACGTGCGCGGAAAGGTTCTCCCAAGCACGGAGAGGACGCGGGAACTGTTGGGTCTCCTGGCCCCATACATAAACATCGAAGAAGAGGTACGGAAGAGGATCAAATTCGACGAACACGGGCTCTTCGACAACATGCCGGTCATCAGCGACACGGCCCTGATGACGCTGATAGCCGAGGAGGTGGCAGGTAAATTCGCCGACAAAAACGTTGACAAGGTTCTTACGGCGGCCACCGACGGAATCCCCATAGGCGTTCATGTGGCGAAAGAGCTTGGGGTGGACCTAGTCTATGCCAAGAAGAAAAAGGAGGTAGGGGTCAAAAAATTCTACGAGGTCAGCTACATCCCGAGCGCGTTGGGGAGTGTTACAACCCTCTACCTGCCGCAGTGGGCCCTCAAACGGGGAGAAAACGTCCTGATAGTGGACGACGTCATAAGAAGTGGGGAAACCCAAAAAGCCCTTCTAGATATGTGCAGACAAGCAGGCGCCAAACCAGTGGGGATGTTCTTCCTTGTGAGCGTTGGTGACGTAATCGACAGGATAAAGCATGAGTACAGCATCCCTGTGGACAGCCTCATACGGCTGGAGTGA
- a CDS encoding YkgJ family cysteine cluster protein, which translates to MENRWVAIVHLDTLKVEYDPTFKFKCVENCGLCCSNLEIPLRDEDVETIEDLGYNAWEFVDYEKAFYRGDRFLGYALKKRSLDDSCVFLDPETKKCRIYDHRPLACRLYPFIFTKNRNLMEVYIKEDTFCPGVGHPDGEPVTKEFLMREYGDLLGRYHRDIVNQGR; encoded by the coding sequence TTGGAGAACAGGTGGGTGGCCATCGTTCACCTGGACACCCTGAAGGTGGAGTACGACCCCACCTTCAAGTTCAAGTGCGTTGAGAACTGTGGCCTGTGCTGCAGCAACCTGGAGATACCCCTACGGGACGAGGATGTGGAGACTATAGAGGACCTGGGATACAACGCATGGGAATTCGTGGACTACGAAAAAGCCTTCTACCGCGGCGATAGATTCCTTGGATATGCCCTTAAAAAGCGCTCCCTGGACGATTCCTGCGTCTTCCTAGACCCAGAGACAAAGAAGTGTAGGATATACGATCACCGTCCACTCGCGTGCAGGCTTTATCCATTCATATTTACAAAAAACAGGAATCTCATGGAAGTTTACATTAAGGAGGACACATTCTGTCCCGGTGTTGGTCATCCAGACGGAGAGCCCGTGACCAAGGAGTTCCTTATGAGGGAATACGGTGATCTGCTGGGAAGGTATCATAGGGATATTGTGAACCAAGGACGGTGA
- a CDS encoding FUN14 domain-containing protein, whose amino-acid sequence MNFDMSGMAGDIGIGGVAGFLTGFALKKFIKLATALIGAYLLSLFWLQQKGVITINTDKLFNLAGGLSNQIISLGQKIIGILPGTGAFLGGFYLGFHKG is encoded by the coding sequence ATGAACTTTGACATGAGCGGCATGGCGGGAGATATCGGGATTGGAGGTGTTGCTGGATTCCTCACAGGGTTTGCACTCAAGAAGTTCATAAAACTCGCTACGGCACTGATAGGTGCCTACCTCCTCAGCCTCTTCTGGCTCCAGCAAAAGGGCGTCATAACCATCAACACGGACAAGCTCTTCAACTTGGCGGGCGGTCTGAGCAATCAGATAATCAGTCTTGGGCAGAAGATCATAGGAATACTTCCGGGCACTGGAGCGTTCCTCGGAGGTTTCTATCTGGGATTCCACAAAGGTTAA